The window ACGATCTCCCCTACATTTTCTGCTGTGATTGAAACTTTCTTTCTTGAGGAAACCCTCGGTGAACGACCCAGACAAATATGGCGAGAGATTAGCCTGTTTGTACCTGTCGTTTAAGGAAACATGAAAGGACTCTTAGTCTTGCTGCCCCGTAAttggccagaaaaaaaaacaaaggttttctggcaccaatcagaagccagAACTGCTGCGGCCATTTGGAACTGGTCGGTTAAAAccttgtccccaggggctcttaTTTTCGTTCTTGACTTTTCTTCACCCAAATTTTTTTCTCGCCCGTTTAGACTTTTCCCTGCCCCcactaactgcccctgggtctccgagaaTGGCTAAGCCCCGAACTGGGGAGAAGGAGCTAGATGCAAAGAACCTCATCCAAAGATTTTATGAAattgatcttgatggtgtttgtATGTTTCAATCAAAATCTGTGACAGTATTTGGCACAAAATATGTTTGTGGAGAcaacaattatttgtttcttggtTTAGATGAACATGGACTTCCAGAGTTTAGGAAAGTCACTTACATATGGTATGTATTACAAATGACAAATCCTTTTTTCGTTACAAAGGTTATGCAGAGTGACGAATTTTGCAATAGACTTGAAGCCTACAAGTTAGGTAATCAAGTGACTACATTCAGATCTATACCGGCATCAAGTATTTCACGCCAATAACATAAATGGAAGGTATTACATTGctatgaaagaaaatattttagcTGCAGCCACATGAACATTAATTTCTTACAATCTcaaatttgtaataaattaaattaataatttctgtagaaaaagtgagaaaattgTTCCGCAGTACATACTTTGTGTTTTGTTATATCTTGAACCAGTTTTCAGCAGTAGAGAACCTAGGGTAAACCTATTAAGGCTTTGCTTGTCACTAATAGCATTTACGTGAATAATACaagcaaaaataattaaaaccaGTTAGAAAATCCTAAGTTGTGCTTATGGTAATTTTACGAATGCATTTGAATAATTGATGCAGGTAAATTGTAaagatttttcttctttttctaaagTTAAGATAAAAATACCAGTTCCtatttcaatttcaaatttcaaaagaccCCTTTTTGGACTGATAAAAATGAACAATTGGGTGAGTTTTTTAATGATTCTGTCTGGCACTGGAATGAAGGGACTTCAAAACATGGTTTTCTAATCTCCACAGTGAATTCATATTATCCATTGACATCTATTAAAgagtttaattttaaaaataattttcagttATTGTCCTTGCTTGTGTGTTAATGTGTTGtaatttaaaatgaagtccAGGTTAATTAATGGTTTCAAACTAGTTTGGTTCTTGCATGGCTGATTTCCTTTGTCTCCTAACCTTTATAGTTAATGGTTATTCAGGATCATGAACAAGAGACAAAAGGAAATTGAGAATCAAACTAGTTTCAAACCATTTTAACTTGGATTTCATTTTAAACTGCAACATATGGATGGGGAGTTATAATAAATGGATgatattttagtttttataaacatttaaTTCTGAAATTGTAagcaagcaaaaaataaaagtaataattgACTGTTTGCTGATAGTCTTGATGGTAGATCTCAAGTTTTCCCTAGATATTTTTCTGAACTGGTTTTGAGACTCATTTTCTCATGCAAACCTAGTTTTGAGATTTGTCTTAACAAAATAAGGACAGAGGCACTTACCATCTCATTTCaagaaataatttcttgtaAGAAGTTTGTATTTCTTATTGTGAGATTAGAAGATCTTGAATCAAGATCCTCCAATCTTACTTGAAGAGTTTCCAGATAATATGATTTAAGAGTGAATCAGACGGACTTTTCAGATACAGTTCTGCAAACCTTGGACCAAATACAGACTGCCATACAGGATGGCTTCAGGGGCTACGGAACAGCGTATTTATTCACTGAAAGCCAAAATGAAAAGCCGTTTGAGAGTCGAGGGATCAACTGGAAGCGAAATGGCGTTGACATCACCGAGCTCTGCgggaaaaaggaaaatatcTCGCCATCCCAGTTTGTCGGTAAGAAACGTTGCGGAATGAGATTTTACCTATTTACACATTTTCATTGTCAGTGTTAACCACAGAagcttgattattattatttttttcatggaATGACTTCTGTGTGGACACGTGCAACCGAAGGTAAAAtctttgaccgttttcaaatttcgtgatCATTTTTATCACACCTTATGATTGGTTGCTTTTGTTAAGCTAGAGCTTTCCATGAGAGAATTCTGAATAAGTTAGTGAGTCAATAGCTGTCAgtgtgaaaacaatttctttctgaAAATATTGTCATTTGTATAATTTTCTAGAACTTTTTTGAAGGGTTAAAGACCATGTAATACACTTGAGGAAAAGCAGTAGGAACTTAAAAATACTACGTGATCTGTTTTGAGCTAGAGCTAAATGAAATTCTTATTATGTTTCTACTGTTGATCACTAACAGCACTGCATCTGTTCCAAGATGGATTAACCGGGACTGTCGTGGTGTACTGATAGGTcagatttagaaaaaaaaaaactaagatgtcCCTTAAGAGCTTCCGTAGCCTCCGTAGGTTCGTTAATTTTTTGGACTAATTGAGAGTTTTGGGTGCTTCTTGTTTCCTTCATCGTTttcgagtgctttgttttcgATACCACCCATATTTTTTCGGTACACTGCATAATGACTGTGTGGAATCATCAGATTTGAGGTTTTACCGACAACGTGAGGGTGCAAATGCATACCTctgattattaatttttcccATGAAACAGCTCGTACCAAGTTAGTTTTAAATACTTGGCCCACAttacggagtttaagatctacaatGCGGTGTTAACGAAAACGTCAGTTAAAATTGCAAGTTGAGGTTTATTactctttttcgtcattatgtcagtttgtctaacttctaaaatctagcgcaactttccaggaactgaattagggggtgcggtgttgaagctacgacagaaacTTGAAATTGACTGCCTTGCGTTCACGTTCTaagtaaaacttgagaattggtcatttcctGTCGCAGAGTTGccgaaaacatgaaagaaatgtacaaaaatgaaaaaggcacgtgcagagcgtgcaaagctattgcttttgctcattaaaaatgCAAAATGTGTGACGTTttgttgccgtcgcgtcgtagatcttaaaatggagtttaagcaaagactatggctacggctacggcaacgccacaaagcaagaatatgattggttaaaaaagaaaaaataatcgtgttgcacgCGCAGCACaaatttcttgcatttctctgccgtacttcacaaaacagcaacgtgaaatgaccaaactttaggttttgacgacaacgtgagtatATAACCACGAAACAGTCATggtctgttttgactttaaaaccgttcatacccatccagttacaggatagttcgcctgtaatgtacaaggtgaacaaggtgacctcaagagttgggcgattaagatctttgtgttgaattcgcactgAAAGGTCAGTGTTATATAATTATTTCATGGCTTGAAACATTTTCCTATGAAGGTACAATGGAATACGCCTACAATTACGActcagaacaaaacaaaacagcataAAGGAAAATTCAACCATTTAATTTGTATCTGCTAACATCAGTTACTAGTTTTGCTCAAGCTGGATATACACAAAGTGATAAAAGCGGAAACCCTGTGCTTCAAAACTTCATAGTTGTCACGCttgcaaaactattttaaataaaaacttcaaacaaaGTTATTTAAACAAGTCATGCGGAAGTTAATTATACCTTGGAAATTCGACGTTGTTCAGGCTTAGAAAACGTCAGTGATAGCATTTTCTGATAACGTTGATATACATATGTGGACCTTTTTGTTGTCGTGTGCTTGAAAATTTCTGCAACCACTACTTGAATTTTTTTGCCTTACAAATTGCAAGAAGCCAGAAAAACAGTGATACATTTCATTCCAAATTCGAAAAACGTTTTGGCAACAGTAATACACAACTATCATTCCACAACTTTTGAAGGATTAAAGTATTAATATTATCACTTCGATTTACCAAGGACAAAAATTTTATGGATTGTCGGAGGGCATAGCATCAATGAACTTCAGAGAATTTATGCGAAACAATCCAGAGAGTGATGACTTGGGAAAGGGTTTTGAAAGTAACATATTTTGCGCATATCCAGGAAATGATGAACTGATGGAACTTTTTCTGTTGCAATTTCAGCTGACAAGGGATCTATATGAAAACAACATGTGTAAACACGCTGGAAAAATTTTATCTTGTGATCACACATTTAAAATAAGTAAGCATGTTGGTGTTACTCGTAAAGACGATGGCAAGTTTGTTCGGCAATTTGAGAATGAGAATGTGGAGGTTATGACCTGGGCCTTCACGAAATCAACTTCCTTTTCAGAAATTTCTGACATGTTAAAAGACTTGAAATGCAGGCTAGATGAAGCAGGTATCACTCTGGAAATGATTTTATATTAGTGGACGATTGCTGTAATGTAAGACAATTTTACGAACAGATTTTTCCAGGTGTGAAAGTTCGATTGGATCTGTTCCACGCATGCCTGCGAATTGTACAAACAATCCCAAAAGGAAACGGTTTTAATGCACAGTTTTCAAATGAACTATCTCTAATTTTTCACAAAGATGGAGTCCTCGGCGATGAAAGAAAAATGGCGACGGCTAGTCCTGAAGACGTAGAGGCTAATCTGGAAAGGTTACTCTTTGTGtggaagaaaaacttaaatAAGGACACTCTACATCAAGCAGAGCTTTTACGCAAACATATAAGAAAGGGGTGTCTGTCGGACATACCTATAGGATGTGGAACGGAAAAGAACGAGAGGCTTCATAGGCATTTTAACAGATCTCTGCTTTGTGGTGTCTCCAAAATTGGCCCTGAGCTGGCAATAGCAGTTATGACATGTGTGTTATATGCTTGGAACTGTAAAAGAAAGTTGTCTCATTTGCAGAGCAAAACAGTACAACCTGTTGTGCCAATCGAGAGCGTTCGTTCCTGTCATCAGGATCACGTGTCTACTGCACAGCCACATatgaaacaaaccaaaaacaaaattttatcaAGCGATATCAAAGGTAGCTCGATTTCAGCGTGAAGGTCGTATTTAGTGGAAAAAAAGTAGAGGAACTTAAGACAATTACCCTCTTGGAATACATAATACGACGCGTTCTACACCTTCAAGATTTTTTATCTACCTTTGGTGCAcaatgtaaaaccaaaactgTAGATATGGTGTCGTTGCTGTGGTCGACAGGTGTGAAGACATCTAGCTTTATAGAGGATGAAAGTGAACTCAATACCATGGGTATGGACATGACCTCCCAACATGCTGAAAACTTAAAAAGAAACGTATCTGGCCTTAACCTGGAATTGGACAAGGTCGCAGAGGACGGTAACTGTTATTTTAGAGCAGTAGTCAGACATCTGCCTAAATATTTAACAGGGAACAAGGAGCAACTGGAACAACATTGTTTATCACTTGGGTTTGGAAAGaacgaagaagaaaacacagCAAAACTGAGGCAGCTTTTCGTCAATGAAGTCACTGAACACATCGGTGATTATGAAAGTTGGATGACAGCAGGGATCAACAATCTGGAGATGGTCTCCAAATTCAGTCAGAGTGGCTTCTTTGCCAGCGAAGTGGGTGACCTTCGTGCAAGGGCAACAGCCAAACTCTTAAGGAtcccaataattattgtaacagcTCTTCCAAACCTGCCAACCATTCCATTTCTACCTGACGTTTTCGCAACAGACAAACCAATATATGTTGCGTATGATCACTCTGGACCTGGGCACTACAATGCCACGAAAGGTACGCAAATGTATGTGACCATGCCACACGCAAGTTATCACTTGTTGCTACCGTGAAAAACATCGATTATCCGCACTTGTTGAGAGACCTGAAAAAAGTCCGGATATTCGAGAGTCTGACTCATGGAATGTACTTATGAAAGTACGAATTTGAGCAAACCAGTCTGGGCAATTGAAATGTCCGGATAATCGATGTTTGACCGAGTAACACATTGCTTTATTAAAGTAACTGTAGAATTCTTTTGGTTCTTTCGcaaagttgacccaaaaaatatCCTTCAACACTATTTCGTTTTCTAAACAATGTTGTTTCGTTTAGGAAATCAAGGTACAGATCAGAGTCATGGAGGTTCCCATAATGGCGTGTTTTGTACATGCGGTAAGAACACCAAAAACGACCATACAAGTTCGTGCGTGTCCTTGAAATGTTCTTGCTGGCAAAAAAAACTGCCCTGTTCACGGAAATGTCGATGCCATAATTGTAAGAATCAATACAACATCAATGATTGCATTCCTAATAAAAAAAGCGATCATTCTGTGGTTAAAGGATGCAGATGTGGCAGCAGACGGAAATCTCGAAGTGATCAAGATCCGACAGCGAACATTGTCTCATGCAAAGACGGCAAACGAAAGTCAAGGCGTCCGTGCGTTGGCAATGGTACAGGCTGCACAGAATCATGTTCCTGTTTCAACTGTGGTAACACTGCTGGTGCTCGCCCTTGCTCGGCAACACCGAACACCAAGGGAAAGCAAAAGCGAAAGCGAGAACTAgtttctccatataaacggaAACGAGGAAAAAACTTTATGGAATCAAATGAGGTGCCGGTTGATTTGGGGCCATGGAGAAATCTAGAAACACTATGTTTAATTGTTTGCCGTGATGTGCTCCTGGATAATGTCATTTCCAAAAGTTCGACCAGTCTAAAAGTTTTATACAATTACGTTGCGGAATCTGAAATTGTAAATTCCATGTCACTTGTAATTTCTGCTAAGTCAACAGCGCAAGTAGCGGCAAAGGTGAAACATTTGAACGAGTATCATACTTTGCAATAATCGGTTTTGATATTTTACCTTTAAGACTTCGAATATTTTTTAATACAAGGTCCAATTTTTAGATGAAAATAGGCTGAAATACAAGTGCAAGTTCTTTTTCAGTTGTGTTAAGGGTTTGACAGCAACTATGTCAAATGTATGCTCTTGTAAGTCACTTTGTTAAAAAGGAACGTGAAGACTCAGTAGGGTGTGCTCAATACAGGGCTCCAGGGGCTCCCCCACTTTGCCATATTTGTCTATGTTTTGTACGACAAAATTTCTACCGGCACTCCAATTTCAACTCCCAGAAACACCGCCAAAAATTGATAATCGTTTCGGTCGGGAATAACAACTTCGGACACCACGAAAACTTCAGCTCTtcttaaacagagttaactgaatagagtgtaatgtgaagtgctagatttcaatcccatatgaaccatgtgagcgttagccctagagatggaaatgggcccacacaaggacagagaaaaactctgaccagggtgggaattgaacccacgaccttcgggttagatctccgccgctctaccgactgagctacaaggtcagacgggagcaggccatgggaagtgaagatgttaaagtcacggcaaggaacatgtacaagtacaaggaaaggttacgtttatacaaacgttggccgtgtagcacttatattttaaacagagttaactgaatagagtgtaatgtgaagtgctagatttcaatcccatatgaaccatgtgagcgttagccctacagatggaaatgggcccacacaaggacagagaaaaactctgaccagggtgggaattgaacccacgaccttcgggttagatctccgccgctctaccgactgagctacaaggtcagacgggagcaggccgtgggaagtgaagatgttaaagtcacggcaaggAACGTGTACAAGtagaaggaaaggttacgtttatacaaacgttggccgtgtagcacttatattttaaacagagtaaactgaatagagtgtaatgtgaagtgctagatttcttcTTAGTTTGTTACGCGCTACATGGCCAACAGCTGCAGCGTAATACAGACGAATATCAGGGGCAGCCACTGGAATTATCATTGGAAAAGGGAGGACTGAGTAGTAACTCACTTCAGGTTACAAATTTAGCTGAAACGTTTAGTAACATTACAGACTGAGAAGTTAAATGGAAAGAATCTCATGCATGCATGCGTTGAATTCTTAATCTGATTTTTCCGTCTCTCTGAGAAAGGTCCGTACTgctgatgtatttttttctccGCAAAATATGAGGACAAGTAGCTTTCGTGGAAAAAAACGAAAGCAAGGATTTCATTTTCGTCTTCCGAAATTTCATGTAAAACTTTAACTCATACCAAGGTCACCGAATTGGTTTTTAATCTTTCGTTGGATGTGCCTTACAAGGAAATCATTAACAAGTAGTTGTAGCAACAAGTAGTTGTAGCATCTGCATTAGTATAATTTAATCAATTTTGTAGCAAACAACACACCTCAACTTGTAATAATTGATGTACTTGTTCCGTTTTTCAAACCCAGTAACCAATGTGACCAGATCACCATTAAGCATTAACACCCTTTCGGATGACAATAGTTTCAGTTCAAAGACATGAATATTTGCGTTGCTTATAATTAAAAGCTTCACTAGTAGCAATCATTGATTAGGGATTATTGTCTTAGTCTATTTTGCTTAGTAATCTCCGGTATTGTTTAGAACgaaaaatgaaagtgaaacGAGGATACGTTTTTAATATGTAACAAAAGGTCATGAAAAAGACCGGGAAATATCCAGTCATCAGGTATTCAGTTTGCTGTTCTTTGGGAGCTCTTCACggctttatttaccctcggattttaaaGAATAGGCAGCTAATCTCTCCTAGCATTTACCCACCCAacccaggggcggatccaggaattTCTGAAAGGGGGGGTTGTAGACTATTGACGTAACCTTCATCACCAATGGTGTGGAAGGCGAGAGATGGCCCCGTTCCTCTGGCGCGATCTCTTAAGGGGGTCTGGAGCCAtaaccccccccctccccccaaaaaaatgTTTCCGATTTTTCCCTCTAAAACGCCATTTCCAGCATTCCTGAGACTTGAAAAGCGTTGTGAAGGCATGCTATAAAATCtggagtttattttatttctcaGCCAGAAAcccaaaaataaaaaggataGCAGTATCAACCATAGTTATTTGTCGTTTCTCTACATATCTCCGCGTTAATCAAACAACGTATCCTGAAAGAGTCTTCTAGGATGAGCTTTTACAAAGGCCTCGCATATCTCGTCTACCTCGAATCTCTCAGGGTAATGCATAGCAATGACAGCGAGATCTGAAATGCGATCTTCAGACATCATCGATCTGGTGCAGGTCTTGATCCTTTTCATGAGCGAAAAGGACCTGAACCCACTGGGAGTGTGACATGATGTTAATAAAGTGTTCTTCACTTAAATATCTATATGCCACTCATCAAGAAGGAGGCAACTCCACAGAATGTTATTATCGTTTACAATATGCCTCGACCTTCTTGAGACCAGGAACAATATATGTTTTAAGAATTTCTTTAAGGCAGAAGTTTTTAAACACCTCGACCAATGCTTTATCAGGCAAAGCTGTGTACAAAACGAAAATAATACCAGTCAGTCTTACCTGGAATTCTCCAGACATTTGAATCATTTGAATTTACTCTTTCCTAATACTGGTCGATTGGGTCAGCAAAATAAGTTCACCATTcagataaataaaaaataagaatattgtACCTTCGATCTCGGACACTCCAGCTTGATCGTTTGAGATGCTGACTTTTGGTAGCTTGTCAGGAGGAGCAGAACAGCTGCTTTCTGTGTTCATGATTACAGTTCACTTAGTGAAGTATTAATTAATATCTTGATCAATTTTAATGTATGTCTCGGTTTAATGTCAATGGCAGTTTTATTTCTGCTTACCTTCGTGAATACCTTCATTACTCGCGGATTCTTCAGGCCTTGATTGATAAGAAGTAAGTTGTTCAAAATTATAATACTATGtcattggccgtatttatacaaGAGGACGTCTCAGACGTCCAAGATGTCTTAGACTTACGGGAAATAAGGTGGACGCATTAAATGTTAGACGAATTAAACGTCTCAAGTTAAGTGCATCTAAACGATGCACTTAACAGACATTGAAGTCGTCTCAGACGTCTaagccgtctagtataaagacgagacGCACTAAACGGGGACGCACTTCACAATGAAGCGCACACAGTCTCTTTGGTGATTAAATCTcagtatcttttgaagaaatttgtgaatttgatttctagctGTCGAAGTTAAGTGCATCCCGTGTTTATATTAGTCGCACCTACGGCTAGACGTTCAATGTGTCTGGACGTCTTAGACATCCTCTAGTGTAAATACGGCCAATGTATAAGCATGAGGGGAAGGGCAAGCTTATTTTTTGACTATTGTTAACTGACAGTCTGTGCATCATGGTGTACTGGAAAATTTGTCCAGGTGAATGAATTGTGTTTTGAGTTTATATATTCCAATTTATCTGAGGAAAGACATAACACACTTAAATAAGTAATACACTTGATTGGTATCATCTTTAAGGTTCTGCAATCCACTAATACACACTTGGCAGATAAAAGAGTGGAAACTGGATTATAAAGCGATGGGTGGTACAAAATATGAAGCTTCTCACTAGGAAGTACCACATTTAcaagatattttttaaaatggcaTGTAGGGCAAGTCTCTGTAGTTATCATATGCCTAATGTGTCAAGTCTATGAAgtagcaacaaaacaacaacaagaagcaGAAACAAAGTACAGCTATTTGTCTTATATTAGTTGGGGTACATTGTATATTTGTCTGTGATAATACTTCACCAGTAGTAGTAAATATGCCCCTAGTCAATTTTTTTGGTGCATGTGTACAAATTGCAACTTAAGGTGGTACCTTATAGTGGTCACATTGAACTTTTTTGTTGCATACACAGTACtataatttattttataaacACCAACACTGTATGCTCTATGCTTTACAGGATTATACTGTTGAGTGTCTAGTTTTTTGTAgttattatttaataattaagTGTTAAGTATGGCCTTTTCAGGATTTAATGTTATGTTAATTAGTACGCAAGCCATTATAAGACCGCTACCTCCTAAGTTATGTCACAAAATTGCGTCTTCTCGGAATGATCGTGGATGATAAGCTTACTTGGATACCACACAGGCACAgatccataccggtttccaccGTTTTCCGGAAAACGGAcagaaatttcaaaatataaaaacaaataaataaagaaatctacattgtatatatttttgatAAATGTAAACTGCAAGTTGAATTGcgaaaatagttttgcccttTTTTATTGATTCTTTTGTGCCTAATACCGGAAATAGAAAAGGGTCATACACACATTCTAAGCCGGCGGCAAAATTTAACAGCCgggaaattgaaaaattaaacgagacttacctggaagttgaagtttgattgagattctaccgaGTTACATAATGCCAAGGGGATTACATGAGATAGCTTGCGCATGCGCATGATCAGTATTAGAAGACTTAGTGCGCGTGGTTGTAGAGAATACATGTATAGCACCACAAGGGTGGGTGGGTAGGGCATGTAATCCCCTTGGCATTATGTAACTCagtagaatctcaatcaaacttcaacttccaggtaagtctcgtttaatttttcaattctaCCTCGTTACCATGCCaaggagatcccatgagatttcGAAGCAAACCACGCGCAGTAAGATAATAAAAAAGGACTTAGTCCAAGGAGAGTAGTTGTACCAACTCAACCATATTTTATTCAATACAGAAACTATTACATGTAACCATTAACTGGCTGTTCAACTGTAAGTGGTTTCAATTACACTTTATAGAAATTGTGACTCTTTAGTCCACAGGCAGTAGTTGTACCAACTCAACCATACTGTATTCAATGCAAAGACTATTACACATGTAACTAGCTGTTCAGCTGTAAGCTGTTCCAGGTACACTAGAGGGAAATCGTGACTCTCTTAACACAGGCTTATTGTAAAATTTTCCAAAAGTGGATTCTGATGACCAGCCTACAGTTTTAAGAATCTCATCTAGGGAAACTGAGGCATTGCTCGCTGCTGATACAGCAGCAGCCCTAGTACTGTGAGGCTTGAACTTCTTTGTGTCAATGCCGGCAGATGACAAAACAGTTTTCACCCACCTACCAATTGTGTCTCTACTAACGGCTTTGTGCGGCTTAGTATAACTCACCAAAAGTTGAGATTCTGAACCCCTTAGGGGTTCTGTTCTACTAATGTACTCTTTAAGGGTGGTAACTACACATAATCTACTATCTCTGAAGGCAGTTAAAGTTACTGCGGGGTTAGAAAACCCAGGTCTGGTTTGCTTTAGTAACTTTGTGAACAAGAAGGAGTAACTGTCGGTGGACACCCGCATGTTTGATAAATCTAACAAATGAACTGTTTGGCCCCTTTGGCCAGAAACTAACAAGTGTCAGTTCCTTGAGTTTCAGTGTTCCCACAGGCGATAAGCCCTGAAGATAATGCAACACAACGCTGACGTCCCATGTCTCTGAATATCTTGGCGAGGGAGGTTTGCTCTGAAAAATGCCTCTCAATAGACGTGACACTAATGGATGTTGTCCCAGACTTTTACCATCTTCTAATGTAATATAGGAAGATAAAGCACTGCGTGCTGTGTTAATGGCGCTGTAGGTGAGGCCCTGTTCATAAAGGTGTGTGAAGAAATCCAAAGCCTGCTCTACAGTGGGTTGATTATGATTAATTTTCCTTTGAGTACAAAAGTGAGACCATTTCTGGATATAGACTTGATATAGTTTCTGGGTAGCAGGTCTCCATGAGGCCATGAGGAGGTTGCAAGTTGACTCCGAAATTCCTCTTGCTTCATAGGATTCCCGGATATGTAACAAGCCATTAACACCATTTTTGCATGAAGAGGGTGTACTTTTTTGTTGGGCAGTTTTAACAGACTTTTCTGCTGAGGAAGAGCAACTGGGTGCCTTATTAACAGTCTTAACATCTGAGGCCACCAAACTTGTGTTGGCCATATTGGTGCAATCAAAATTCCTTCTGCCTGGTCCATTTCTACTTTCCGTAAACATCTAGAAATGAGAGAGAAAGGCGGAAAACAGTAAAATTTGTGTTTACTCCAGTCAAATGTAAATGCATCAATATAAGTAGCCTCTGGGTCTGGCTTCCATGAAGCAAACATAGCTAGCTGTCTGTTTGCTCGTGTTGCAAACAGATCAATTTCAGAGGTTACCCATAACGTTTGGATTTGACTGAACACAGCTGGGTTTAACTGCCATTCTGTGCGTTCATTAAAAATTCTACTCTCCCTGTCTGCATCCGTATTTTGGACACCAGGGATGTGTGCAGCAGTAAGccaagttttgttttcaatgcaCCATGACCAAATTTCACTAGTGATATCATTACAGGCAGGAGACTTAGTTCCTCCTTTGGCATTTATATAAGAAACGGCTGTAGTGTTATCAGAGAAAATTTTCACATGTTTTTCTGATAATTGTGGTGCGAAAACTTTCAGAGCAAACTTAACTGCCAGGAGCTCTAATTCATTGATGTGTTCGGACTGTTCTTTAGTAGTCCAAAGGCCTTGGGTAGGAACCTTGTTGCATACTGCTCCCCAGCCTTTTTTGGAAGCATCGCATGAAA of the Montipora capricornis isolate CH-2021 unplaced genomic scaffold, ASM3666992v2 scaffold_455, whole genome shotgun sequence genome contains:
- the LOC138036044 gene encoding uncharacterized protein, with the protein product MVSLLWSTGVKTSSFIEDESELNTMGMDMTSQHAENLKRNVSGLNLELDKVAEDGNCYFRAVVRHLPKYLTGNKEQLEQHCLSLGFGKNEEENTAKLRQLFVNEVTEHIGDYESWMTAGINNLEMVSKFSQSGFFASEVGDLRARATAKLLRIPIIIVTALPNLPTIPFLPDVFATDKPIYVAYDHSGPGHYNATKGNQGTDQSHGGSHNGVFCTCGKNTKNDHTSSCVSLKCSCWQKKLPCSRKCRCHNCKNQYNINDCIPNKKSDHSVVKGCRCGSRRKSRSDQDPTANIVSCKDGKRKSRRPCVGNGTGCTESCSCFNCGNTAGARPCSATPNTKGKQKRKRELVSPYKRKRGKNFMESNEVPVDLGPWRNLETLCLIVCRDVLLDNVISKSSTSLKVLYNYVAESEIVNSMSLVISAKSTAQVAAKVKHLNEYHTLQ